In Legionella lytica, one genomic interval encodes:
- a CDS encoding flagellar basal body protein, with translation MMSTDYTIQLVSLALDATLMRQTAIANNIANINTENYQSMEVNFEQQLQEDHLSPNTNDLSEIAPYYQNCDHQSSIDEQMALNVQNMTHYRALVKGLNQKLAIMKLALQGNQ, from the coding sequence ATGATGAGTACAGATTACACCATACAATTAGTTAGTCTGGCATTAGATGCTACATTAATGCGCCAGACAGCTATTGCCAATAATATTGCCAATATCAATACGGAAAATTACCAAAGCATGGAAGTTAATTTTGAACAGCAATTACAGGAAGACCATTTAAGTCCCAACACGAATGACTTATCGGAGATTGCGCCGTACTACCAGAATTGTGATCACCAATCCAGCATTGATGAACAAATGGCGTTAAATGTGCAGAACATGACCCATTACCGCGCTCTGGTTAAAGGCTTAAATCAAAAGTTAGCCATTATGAAACTCGCATTACAAGGAAATCAATAA
- a CDS encoding flagellar basal body P-ring protein FlgI → MMSVGKNLLLLVALFTPLCWQPSYAAVRLKSIARLSGLQENPITGYGLVIGLAGSGDSRRNKDTTQAISNLLQTFGVTLSPHEINSRNTATVIITANLPSFAHQGDKIDINVASLGDAKSLLGGTLLVTPLKGADNQVYALAQGPISIGGFKYDLYGNVIQKNHPTTGLIPGGAIIEKTIYNDLIEKSGEMHLILNHPDFTTADSIESAINGQFGNNTAHARSAQDIEIRPPQSARKHFIRFVSQLENIVITPDNLPTVVVNERTGVVVAGADVRIDAVTISHGNLQIAISTDYQVSQPTLVQNMGRQIRTAVVPNTNINVNERMANTVKLKQGATVADLISALTKVQTSSRDIIAILESLKRAGALHAELVIQ, encoded by the coding sequence CCTACAGGAAAACCCGATTACAGGTTATGGCCTAGTTATTGGTTTGGCAGGCTCAGGGGATTCTCGACGAAATAAGGATACTACTCAGGCGATTTCAAACTTACTGCAAACTTTTGGTGTCACTCTAAGTCCCCATGAGATTAACAGCCGTAATACTGCAACCGTAATTATCACTGCCAATCTCCCCTCTTTTGCTCATCAGGGAGATAAAATTGACATCAATGTAGCCTCGCTAGGTGATGCCAAAAGCTTATTGGGTGGAACCTTACTGGTAACTCCGCTAAAAGGAGCTGACAATCAGGTTTATGCCCTAGCCCAAGGACCGATTTCAATTGGTGGATTTAAGTATGACCTTTATGGCAATGTTATCCAAAAAAATCATCCTACTACGGGTTTAATACCCGGTGGAGCCATTATTGAAAAAACCATCTATAACGATTTAATCGAAAAATCGGGGGAGATGCACCTGATTTTGAATCATCCAGACTTCACCACTGCAGACAGTATTGAATCAGCAATTAATGGTCAATTTGGCAACAACACCGCACATGCACGTTCCGCACAAGATATTGAAATCCGCCCGCCTCAGTCAGCTCGCAAGCATTTTATTCGTTTTGTAAGTCAGCTTGAGAACATAGTGATTACTCCAGATAACTTACCAACGGTCGTGGTAAATGAGCGTACGGGTGTTGTCGTGGCTGGAGCTGATGTCCGAATCGATGCGGTTACTATTTCTCATGGCAATTTACAAATTGCTATTTCTACCGATTATCAAGTATCCCAACCGACCTTAGTACAAAACATGGGAAGACAAATACGTACTGCTGTTGTACCGAACACCAATATTAATGTGAATGAACGTATGGCCAACACCGTGAAATTAAAACAAGGCGCCACGGTAGCTGATTTGATTAGCGCCTTAACTAAAGTCCAAACCTCCTCGCGTGACATCATCGCCATACTGGAAAGCTTAAAACGCGCCGGGGCATTGCACGCAGAATTGGTGATTCAATAA